CAGTGTCGGGTGAGATGCGGCTCACATGAAGAGCCTTATGTCGTTCACGGTCACTGTATAGAATGGATGCTGTGTATCGACGTATATGCGGTCTCCCTGATCGTAGATCGCCCATCCACCGCTGTTTATGTTCCCGTTCAGGTTCATGAAGCACAGCAGCCCGGGCAGGACAGGTGCGGGCTTGTCGTTGTCAGGATCCGAATCTCTGACCCTGGTTCCCGCCTGGAGCGTCATGTAACCTGTTATGCGCACATCACCTGCGTCGATCCTGCCGTACTCTGGACCGACGTCAAGGTAAACAGGGTCCACGATGCTGTATGCTCCGTCGCCATCAACATCGAAGTAGACAAGCTGCGCGCCGGTCATGCCACCGATGCCGAATGGTGTGAGCTTGTATCCGTAATCCTGATCACCTAGTCTGACCTGGCTTCCTGCAGGATATTGTCCAAAGGGCGTCAGCCTCACATCGTTCTCGTTGACCACATCATCTGAGGGATCCACATCGATATAAACAGGATCCGATATATCGAAGACCCCACGCATGTTTGCATCCGAGTAAGCGAACACAGGCGCGGATGAGAACGCGCTGAGTGCTCTCGACTCATCAGCATCGTATGGCAGGACCTTGGAGCCGTAGCTCGGGTCTGCAGCAGCTGAGCCGATCGCCATGAGCACAGCCATGAGAATGAGAAATCTCGTCTTTATACCCCCTTCACATGAAATATCATCATTACTTGATTTAAATTTTATCGTCATCCTCATAGAGATGCTTCAGCTATCCCTTTCATGATGCCTGGAGGAGATGCCGATTCTGAGATGCGGTACGCTTTTAGTCGGCTCCTCTGCGGCCTGAAATGCCGGTGTATCTCCCAGTGGCTGTGCAAAGTCTAATATCATGTGAAACGATCTTCGCCACGGGCTGCCATACGACTGCAACGAGATCTTCGGCAGGTACACAGGTCTGAAACCATGCGAAAAGATCTCCGCCTGCCAGGTGCATCTATCCAGCCGGCATCTTGGCATCAAACAGTGAAGCGACCGCCGGATATTACCGAGTATTCCTGTTCGCTCTTATGCGTTCAACAACTTGTGGGTCATGCCTGGAGGTTGCTGAACGCAATCATTCCCCGGAAGGAGGGCAGAGCAGGAGCGGTGTCTCTTTTGGGATAAGAGCGTTCCTGTTAACCTCTTTCTCTACGATCTGTCCATGTGGCCAAGTAATTTTATAGATGATATTTTATATCAAAAAGTGGGGTTTTAGGAATTCTCGACTGCATCAAACAGGCTGGAATCCCCTGGATGCGGCGGTTCCAGGTTCACCGCAGCATGCGCAGCGCCTCCTCCAGGGATCTGTTCTCCACAGTTATGGCGTATATCGCGTTGCACATCCTGATCGCATCCTCGAGCCTCTTCTGGTGTATGTTCCTGCCGGTGGCGTTTCCGGATGCGCCTGAGATGTGGATCTGCTCGTGGAGTCTCCGGAGGAACGCCTCAGGATCTTCGCTCGATCCGCCGGCGCATACCACCTTTGTTCTGCCGGCCGCCAGCACAGCCTCCCTGAATGCCAGAGCTGGATTCTCCGCCCGGGGATAATTCACCTTGACGAAGTCGCTCCCCAGAGCGGCCGCAACCCCGCACGCTCCAGCGATCAGATGCGGGTCGTGCTCGTCCTTCACAGCCTTGCCCCTGGGATACATCCAGAGAACCACAACAAGCCCGTGTCTGTGAGCATCGTGTACCACCTGGGCTGCCTCCCTTAGCATGATCGCCTCATGCTCGCTTCCAGGGTACACTGTGTAGCCGACGCCCAGTATCCTGAGCCCAGTCTCCCTCTTGAACTCCAAGACCTGCGGGACATCAATCCATGCCCTGCTCAGCGGATCCGCCTGCGATGTCTTTATCAGATTCGTCTTTGAGTTCAGCTTGACCAGGTAAGGAACGGCCGGATAGTCCATGCCGTATCTGGCAATCAGGCCGAGCTGCGTCGCAAAAACGCCGATCCTGCCCCGGCTCGCTATCCTGAAGAGATGCTCCGGATCCGCATCATCCTCTGCTATCCCCTGGCCGTAGAAATCGTCGTTCAGATGCTCGACCTTCTGATCGCCTGCAAACAGCATCAGCCTTCCGGAGCCTCCTGTGATCTCTGTGTAGTTCCTGATGTATTCGTCCCTCGCGTTTCCTGGAACATCAAGCGGCACCTTCAGATCCATCTCCACAACTCCCCGCAGAATGCATGCTTCTCTTTACCTTCTCCCCCTTAATCTTTTGCTGCACTGGTGGAGGTCTGTATCTGACCGCGTGATCGAAGAGCAGAGGTCCTTGCTGCAATCACAAGGTTAATAGCACTGACCCACAGACTGCAGTCTTATGGCTAACTGGCATGCTCTGCCACCTGAAGATGCTCTTAAGCTGCTGAACTCCAGACCCGAGGGTCTCCCGGATGGCGAGGCAGCATCCCGTCTTGAGAGGTTCGGGCCGAACGATCTCGCTCGAATCTCCGGACCCGGCCCGGTCAGGATCCTGCTGCGACAGTTCGAGAACTACATGGTCCTGGTGTTGCTGGCTGCAGCAGCGATATCCTGGCTCTCAGGGGAGAGATCTAATGCGATCGTGGTTCTCGGAATTCTCCTGTTCATAGCCATCCTGGGATTCGTACAGGAGTACAGAGCTGAGAGGGCGATGGAGGCGCTCAGGAAGATGGTCGCACCTGAGGCAAGGGTCTTCAGGAGCGGCAGGCTGATCACGGTCCCGGCGAGAAACATCGTGCCCGGGGATGTTATTTATATCGAGGCTGGCGATATAGTCCCCGCGGATGCGAGGATACTTGATGCAGCTGCCCTGGAGCTTGTGGAGTCGTCGCTGACCGGGGAGTCCAATCCGGTGAGAAAGAGCCCTGATCCTGTGGATGAGAACGCGCCCCTGGCGGACCGAAGCAGCATGCTGTTCATGGGCACCATGGTCACCTACGGCAACGGAAGGGCTGTTGTGACGTCCACGGGCTCCAGCACAGAGCTCGGAAGGATCTCGGGGATGATCCAGGAGACCCCTGCAGAGCCTCCGCTCAAGATCAGGCTGCAGCAGCTCTCCAAAAGCCTCGCAGTTATGGTATTCATTGCAGCTCTTGTGGTCTTCTCGATCCAGGTCTACAGGGGCAATCCAGTTCTGGATACGCTTCTGATTGCCGCAGCTCTTGCGGTCGCCGGCATACCTGAGGCTCTCCCGTTCGTCGTGACACTCGCTCTGGCATATGGAACGCAGAGCATGGCCAGAAGGAATGCGATAGTCAGGAGGCTTCCCGCGGTTGAAACCCTCGGGTCCACGACAGTGATATGCACCGACAAGACCGGCACCCTGACCAGGGGAGAGATGACTGTGAGAGAGGTCTGGTGCGGGCGCAGGGTCGAGGTTACGGGCTCAGGGTATGTGCCAGAGGGTGTGTTCAGGATTGATGGCACTGAGATCGATCCTGGATCTGTTGATGCTTTAAAGGAGACGATAATCATGGGGGCTCTGTGCAACAACTCAGAGGTCGTATTCGAGGATGGATGGCGGATCGCCGGCGATCCGACCGAGGGAGCCCTGATAGTGCTCGCCAGGAAGGCAGGTCTGGATATACGCGAGAGTTGCAGGGAGGTCACCGAGTACCCATTCGCATCTGACACGAGAAGGATGACCACAGTGCATGAATGCGACAGCGGTCTCCGGGTCTCAATGAAGGGTGCGGTCGAGGTTGTCGTGGAGAGGTGCTCATGGATTATGGATCCCACAGGTCTCAGACCCATGACAGAGGTGGAGAGGAACAGAATTCTGGAGACCGCGGACGAGATGGCGGGCAGAGCTCTGCGGGTTCTGGCGGCTGCATTCAAACAGATCGAATCCGGAGAGCTGGGCAGGGATGCTCTTGAACGGGATATGATCTTCACAGGCCTCTTCGGAATGATGGATCCACCGCGTGAGGAGGTCTTCGGAGCGATAGATGTGTGCAAGAGAGCCGGCATAAGACCGGTGATGATCACAGGGGATCACAAGCGCACCGCTGAGGCGATCGCAAGGGAGCTGCGCATGCTCAACGGGGAGGTGCTGGACGGCTCTGAGCTCGACAGCATGAGCGATCAGGAGCTCAGCGATCGGATAGAGAGAATCTCCGTATTCTCAAGGGCAACT
The sequence above is drawn from the Methanothrix sp. genome and encodes:
- a CDS encoding aldolase; its protein translation is MDLKVPLDVPGNARDEYIRNYTEITGGSGRLMLFAGDQKVEHLNDDFYGQGIAEDDADPEHLFRIASRGRIGVFATQLGLIARYGMDYPAVPYLVKLNSKTNLIKTSQADPLSRAWIDVPQVLEFKRETGLRILGVGYTVYPGSEHEAIMLREAAQVVHDAHRHGLVVVLWMYPRGKAVKDEHDPHLIAGACGVAAALGSDFVKVNYPRAENPALAFREAVLAAGRTKVVCAGGSSEDPEAFLRRLHEQIHISGASGNATGRNIHQKRLEDAIRMCNAIYAITVENRSLEEALRMLR
- a CDS encoding cation-translocating P-type ATPase — protein: MANWHALPPEDALKLLNSRPEGLPDGEAASRLERFGPNDLARISGPGPVRILLRQFENYMVLVLLAAAAISWLSGERSNAIVVLGILLFIAILGFVQEYRAERAMEALRKMVAPEARVFRSGRLITVPARNIVPGDVIYIEAGDIVPADARILDAAALELVESSLTGESNPVRKSPDPVDENAPLADRSSMLFMGTMVTYGNGRAVVTSTGSSTELGRISGMIQETPAEPPLKIRLQQLSKSLAVMVFIAALVVFSIQVYRGNPVLDTLLIAAALAVAGIPEALPFVVTLALAYGTQSMARRNAIVRRLPAVETLGSTTVICTDKTGTLTRGEMTVREVWCGRRVEVTGSGYVPEGVFRIDGTEIDPGSVDALKETIIMGALCNNSEVVFEDGWRIAGDPTEGALIVLARKAGLDIRESCREVTEYPFASDTRRMTTVHECDSGLRVSMKGAVEVVVERCSWIMDPTGLRPMTEVERNRILETADEMAGRALRVLAAAFKQIESGELGRDALERDMIFTGLFGMMDPPREEVFGAIDVCKRAGIRPVMITGDHKRTAEAIARELRMLNGEVLDGSELDSMSDQELSDRIERISVFSRATAEHKMRIIKALKEHGHIVAMTGDGVNDAPALRSADIGIAMGRAGTDVSKEASDMVLADDNFATIVAAVEEGRRIYENIRKASSYMLAVTFAEVAVILIAVLVGLPAPLLALQILWINVVAEDFPAIGLAVEPARAGLMNERPRNPKEPILSRDVLRYTLGTSAAMLIGTLGLFLINIEDGLGYARSVAFASLGVCAIYNAYSSRSFHHSVLQMNPLGNRKLLAGIVASLASVVMVIYIPVFQRAFETLPLTLDSWLQVWLVSTIVIVIAEVLKRSMMWRHASARDF